DNA from Laspinema palackyanum D2c:
GAAATTGCTGAAATTACCGGCGTTTCTCTCGGCACTGTAAAATCCCGAATTGCCCGCGCCCGTCAGCGTCTGCAAGTTCAACTTCAAAGTTATTTGGACAGTTAGGCGTCGGGTTGCGGTGTTGTTTTAAACGCCTGTTTCTCATGTAACTTAACGTTGTATTTCTCAACGTTAGACGCCCAATCTATTCAGATATGATTATTACTAAACAAGCTTGCAGTTGTGATTATTATTCAGGGTGCATTATCCAGTTTGATTTGGTGGTGGTGTTGACATGAATCCTAACTATGAATCCCATCACGCTCCCCAAAAACCAGCCCTAGGGGGTTCACGATTTTTTAACTTAACCGATCGCAATCAGCCAATGGCACTATGGAATTCCGTGACCCCAGATTCAGCCCAGCTCGACGATGATCTCACCGCCGATCAATTTGAATTACTCAGTGCTTATCTCGACGGTGAAGTAACTGACACCGAACGTCAGCAAGTTGAGGGCTGGCTAGAAAATGATGGCTCACTCCGAGACTTACATTCGAGACTCTCAACCCTGCATCAGGGATGGACGTCCCTCCCGGCACCGCCGGAGAGCCAGCCTGTAGATGCCTTGCTCAAGGGTGTTTTTAGTCGGATTGACGAAATCGAACAACAAGAATCTTTCACCGCCATCGTTACGGATCACACTGTTGCCGCTATTTCTGCCGATCGCATTGAGTTGCTGAGTGCTTACCTCGATGGTGAGGTTTCTGAAACTGAACGTCAGCAAGTGGAAACTTGGCTCTCCACTAATGCCTCACTCAGAGACTTACATTCGAGACTCTTATCCCTGCATCAGGGATGGACTTCGCTCCCAGCACCGTCAGAGGTACAACCTGTCGATTCCTTGCTCAATGGTGTCTTTAGTCGGATTGAGGAAATCGAACAACAAGAAGCCGTCACGCCTTTTGTTGCCGATCGCCCGGTTGCCGCGATTCCTGTAGATCGATTTGAGTTACTCAGTGCTTACCTCGATGGTGAGGTGACTGAAACTGAACATCAGCAAGTCGAAGCTTGGCTCTCTAGTGATCCTTCATTCCGAGACTTACATTCGAGACTCTTATCCCTGCATCAGGAATTCGTCTCCCTCCCGGCACCGTTGGAGGCGCAACCTGTCGATGCCTTACTCAATGGCGTCTTTAGTCGGATTGACGAAATCGCACAACCAGAAGCCGTCACCCCTCTAGTTGGCGATCGCGCCGTTGCCGCGATTCCTGCAGATAGATTTGAGTTGCTCAGTGCCTATCTCGATGGTGAGACAACACAGACTGAATCGGAACAAGTTGAAAGCTGGCTCTCCAGTGATGCGGCACTTCGTCAGGTCTATGCGGGACTCTTAACCCTGCATCAGGAATGGGTTTCCCTCCCGGCACCGTTGGAGGCGCAACCTGTAGATGCCTTGCTCAGTGCGGTCTTTAGTCGGATTGACGAAATCGCACAACCAGAAGCCGTCACGCATCTGGTTGGCGATCGCGCCGTTGCTGCGATTCCTGCGGCGCAATTTGAGTTACTCAGTGCTTACCTCGATGGTGAGGCAACTTATGCTGAATCTCAGCTCGTGGAAAGTTTGCTCTCCAGTGATGCCACATTCAGACAGGTCCATTCGAGACTCTTAAACCTCCGTCAGGAATTAGTTTCCCTCCCGGCACCGCTGGAGGCACAACCTCTCGATTCCTTACTCGCTGGGGTCTTTAGTCGCATTGATCAACTCGAACAATTGGAAGCTAAAATTCCGATGGTTTGTGAAGGAGAAAATGTGGCACTTGCTGCGGGACGCTTTGAATTGGTCAGTGCTTATATCGATGGTGAAGCAACTCAGAGCGAACGTCGTCAGGTTCAAGAGTGGCTCGCTCGCGATCCCGAGGTGAAACGCCTGTATTTGAACTTGATTAAACTGCGTGAAAGTGTGCAAGTTTTGCCAGTTCCTGCGCCGGTGCAACCTGTGCAAGAAACGGTGCAGAACTTGTTCCGACGCCTCGATCGCCAGCGTCAGCGGCGGGTTTTATGGGGTGGGGTGGCGATCGCTGCCTTGGTTTTAGCAGGGCTATCGAGTCTTATCTTCCGAGATCGCACCTACAGCCCTCAAATGGCAACGGTCCCAGCAGAAACCCAAACGCCTTCCGAACGCTTGATGATTGCCTTGAATGGTTCAGTGGTCGAAATTCCGGAAGCTCCGGAAGCCACAGAACCCAAACCCATTGAATCCCGCGCTCTGTTTGTGGAATAATGGGATGCGCTCCATCGGTTGACTGAGGTGTTTCCACCGGATGATCAACATCCCGAATCTGAAGGTTAATTCTAAAGTGGATTACCCCAGGGCTCAGGTCTCGTTGATGTGAAATGGGCAAAGATAATACAAAAATACCAGAGATTGGGTGAAAAGAACGAATAAAACGGGTGTTCCGATCGGCGATCGCCCATAGCTAGAGCTACTCCCTTCTTCAAAGGATGAGGCTCGATCTAGCTATGGGCTTTTGCTTGAAACCCTCTATACCACCCCTAAATCCCAGGGAACATTCGGGAGGGCCAAAAAACCCCCAGAATTTGTAGGAACAATTTGATAAAAGATACTGACCCGAATGATTGAAACTTGTTATAACTCCGGTTTCTTCCCCTGTCTAAGCGGCTGGATATTTTTTGTAGCACCGTCAAACCAGAAGAGTTTTCCTTAGAGTTAGAAAGGAATCCGATAGGAGAAACCGAACTATTTATCTAGGCTCTCCGTACAATCTCGGAACCCAGTTTTGGGATGAAACTGAGGGATGACAGCCAAAAACTGAGGGTGAAAACTGAATTGCTAATTCCTACGAAATTTTAGGATACGGATAAGAGAGTGCGTCAGAAGAGGAAAGGTTAGAAACCTGGTTTCTTTACCCAGTCTCGACCCATTCGCCACCCAATAGGACCAGAAGGCCAGTTTCCGGTCCTCTGAATTGAAGAAGCCTGAATTAATCCCCTAAAGCATCGGTTCAGCCATTAGAAAAAATCTGTCTTAACTCCTTCATGAGCTGCGATGAAGGGTTTTTTCTCCGTAATTTCACGGAAGCCCTAGCGCTCCCCAAACCCGAAGTCTAAACCGACTAATCCGGGTCAATGGAATCCCGACCCGGGGAATATTCCCGGAGAGATTTACCCTCTGTAGATAAAACTTTACCCAATTTTTATTCTTCCTGCTTCTGGGTTCATTGGTCCTTGCCCGGTCCGGTTATATAAATTGTTTAGAGGGAATCCATAGAGCAGTAACTTTACTAAAGATTTACACACATTTCCCTGTTATATAGGGAACAATAGGATTGATATCATATCAATGACTTTATAGCATCCTCCTTTAGAGATAAGCTCTAAATGGGAATTGCACCGATTGTAGATGCTCTACAGGGGATGACGATCGTAGATCTGGAATCCCATACTGTAAAGAAAGCGAAACCCTTACAGAGGTTTTCCGTCTTCGAGCAGGTAGGGGGGGAGTTTAGGGGTGATTGGCTTTCGAGATCTTCCGTTTTTGGAGGGATGGAGAGTCATAGAGTCATCGAAGCATAACCCGTCTGAGTCTGAGTTACCCGGTTACATCCAGCAGTTTAGAAACCCTTCCTCGCCGATAGAGCAATCACTCTGGCGATCGCGATTATTCCCTCGCGGACCAATTTTTTGAGGGGGCTTCATAAAAGTTAACCTCCGGTTGAGGGAGACTGGAGAAATTGAGGGGTGAAGTTCCGGATAATTTTGAAGCATTTAAACGTCATTCTATTTAGTCTATAACAGGAGAGGAACCCATGAATCTTAAACAGCTATTACAACTCGCGATCGCTGGGGTTGTAGCAATCTCTGTTCCCCTGATCAGCGCCCAAAAATCTGTAGCCCAGTCGGGAGCACCCTTGAGTTCCTTTCAGTGTCAGATTTCTGCGGATCAACTCTTCGTCACCCTAGCGGTTCGCCAAAATGGACAGGTGTCTGACCCCATGATCGTCTGGAAAACCGAAGAATTTAGTGGTGCAGGATACACCCCGGAACGCCGCTGTACAGAAGTCACGAACCGTCTCAATTCCTTGTTACAAGAAAATAACCAGAGTTTACAGGGACTGTACATGACCGCTGGATTAGTTAATGGTGAGGCGGTCCTCTGTGCCGTTAGCAGCACCCGAGCCGGTTGTAATACCAGAAATGTCCTGTTTACCCTCAACCATGCCAACCGTCGCAACCCCAGCCAAATGTTAAGAAATCTGGCAAGTGCGGGGGTTGTGGGTAGTGGGAACGCGATTCAAGAGTCCGGAGGACAACCCTACGTTGATTTAGATATCTTAGTCAATCAACTCTTCTAATCCTCCTATTCTTGGAACTTGTACAAAGTATTTTGCTGGAAATCGCCGAGGCTTGGCGAGCTGGAATGGCAAGATTTCAGTGGATTGGTCCAGTCAGGAAAGAGAACCAAATTATGAGTCTGAAAAAAATGGGCCGATGGGTTGCAGCCCTTTTACTGGCAACCCCAGGAGGTTTACTCCTATCCCCCAGCAGTATGGCGTCATCCCCCACTTCAGTGGTGTCTTTTGAATGCCAGCCCTCGGATAACTTTTATACGATTCGAGCGGTCCGAACCGATGGTTCTGTCTCAGAGTCGATGATTTCTTGGAAAAATCAAGACTATCGCAGTTCCGATGAATCGCGGGCAACCTGTCAGCAGGTGTCAAACCAACTGAATGCGGTGTTGCGTAATAATGGCAACAGCCTGAGTGGGTTATATCTCACCGTTGGACGAGTCAATGGGGAGATGGTCGTTTGTGCCGTGAATGGCACTGATGTCGGCTGCAATCGCCAGAATGTTTTGTTTGCCTTCAATGGCAATAACCGCGCCGAACCCGCTAGATTGTTGGCGGGATTGCTCGGGACCGAAAGCTTAATTAACCTAGTCGTAGTGGGGAATTTGTTGCAGGATTTTTCCCCCCTGCCTACGCTAATTTCGACCGGGTAGTGGAGATTCTGTTTGAACCCCAAGGAGAAAAGAAGTGAGGAAAGCGTATGAGCTTTATCCAGATAGCCCGCGATTTGTGCGGAACGCGGCGCGATCGCC
Protein-coding regions in this window:
- a CDS encoding anti-sigma factor family protein, with the translated sequence MNPNYESHHAPQKPALGGSRFFNLTDRNQPMALWNSVTPDSAQLDDDLTADQFELLSAYLDGEVTDTERQQVEGWLENDGSLRDLHSRLSTLHQGWTSLPAPPESQPVDALLKGVFSRIDEIEQQESFTAIVTDHTVAAISADRIELLSAYLDGEVSETERQQVETWLSTNASLRDLHSRLLSLHQGWTSLPAPSEVQPVDSLLNGVFSRIEEIEQQEAVTPFVADRPVAAIPVDRFELLSAYLDGEVTETEHQQVEAWLSSDPSFRDLHSRLLSLHQEFVSLPAPLEAQPVDALLNGVFSRIDEIAQPEAVTPLVGDRAVAAIPADRFELLSAYLDGETTQTESEQVESWLSSDAALRQVYAGLLTLHQEWVSLPAPLEAQPVDALLSAVFSRIDEIAQPEAVTHLVGDRAVAAIPAAQFELLSAYLDGEATYAESQLVESLLSSDATFRQVHSRLLNLRQELVSLPAPLEAQPLDSLLAGVFSRIDQLEQLEAKIPMVCEGENVALAAGRFELVSAYIDGEATQSERRQVQEWLARDPEVKRLYLNLIKLRESVQVLPVPAPVQPVQETVQNLFRRLDRQRQRRVLWGGVAIAALVLAGLSSLIFRDRTYSPQMATVPAETQTPSERLMIALNGSVVEIPEAPEATEPKPIESRALFVE
- a CDS encoding COP23 domain-containing protein, whose protein sequence is MNLKQLLQLAIAGVVAISVPLISAQKSVAQSGAPLSSFQCQISADQLFVTLAVRQNGQVSDPMIVWKTEEFSGAGYTPERRCTEVTNRLNSLLQENNQSLQGLYMTAGLVNGEAVLCAVSSTRAGCNTRNVLFTLNHANRRNPSQMLRNLASAGVVGSGNAIQESGGQPYVDLDILVNQLF
- a CDS encoding COP23 domain-containing protein, with amino-acid sequence MSLKKMGRWVAALLLATPGGLLLSPSSMASSPTSVVSFECQPSDNFYTIRAVRTDGSVSESMISWKNQDYRSSDESRATCQQVSNQLNAVLRNNGNSLSGLYLTVGRVNGEMVVCAVNGTDVGCNRQNVLFAFNGNNRAEPARLLAGLLGTESLINLVVVGNLLQDFSPLPTLISTG